Part of the Xanthomonas sp. SI genome is shown below.
TCAGGTCCAGGCGCGTGTTGAGTTCGCCCACCGAGTGTTCGTGGTCCACCAGCAGGCACAGCAACAGCAGCCGCTTTTCGTTGCCGAGCGCCTTCAGCAGGCGCGCGGCTTCGCCGGCATGCGCACGCATCGCCGCAGGATCCATCGCGGGTTGCAGGCGGCGGGCCATCGGACTCAGAAGGCGACCGGCAGGCCGGCCGCGGTCCAGCCCAGGAAGCCGCCGTTCAACGAGCGCACCGCGCTGTAGCCCAGCTGCTGCAGGCTCAGCGCGGCCAGCGTGGAACGGCCGCCGCTGGCGCAGTACAGCAGGATCGGCTGGTCGCGCCGGGCCAGCGCCGGGTCGGTGTCGAGACGGAATTCGAGGATGCCGCGCGGAATGTTGATCGCGTTGGGCAAGTGGCCGACGGCGAACTCGCCGGGTTCGCGCACGTCGATGATCCATTCGCCGGGCAGCGGCGTGGCGGCCGCGTCGGTATCGACTTCTTGGATCTGCGGGCGCGCCCTGTCGACCAGGGCTTGTGCGGAGGAATGGGGCATTGGGGGGCTCCGGTGGATGAACGGCGCTCATAATATCAGTTGACTCTAATATAAGAAAGTTCTAATTTATCTCGCAGCCAGCGAAGGTTCGCTGGCGCCGACCGGGTTCGGTCGAACCTTCGTCCCGGAGTCCTGCGTGAAACCGTTTATCCTCTCGATCACGCTGGCCGCGAGCCTGTCGCTAGCGGCGTGCCGCCACGAATCCGCCTCGCCGATGCCGCCGCCGCTGCCCGCGCTGCAGACCGATCCGGTGGCGTTCGCCGATCCCGCCGCGCGCGCCTGGGATGGCGTGGTCGCCGCGGTGGAGCATGCCGACCTGTCGGCGCAGACCGACGGGCGCGTGCGCGAGGTGACGGTGGACGTCGACGATCGCGTCGTCGCCGGCCAGGTGCTGCTGCGGCTCAGCGCGGTGGAGCAGCGCGCCAGCGTGGACAGCGCGCAGGCGCAGCTGCGTTCGGCCGCGGCCAGCGCCGACGAGGCCGAGGCCAGCTACCGCCGCTACGCCGCGCTGGCCGGCGCGCAGTACGTGTCGCGGGCGCAACTGGACCAGGCCCGGGCCACCCGCGATGCCGCGGTCGCGGCGCGCCAGTCCGCCGCCGCGCAACTGGCGCAGGCGCGCCAGCCGGCCGACTACACGGTGATCCGCGCGCCGTTCGCCGGCGTGGTCAGCGCGCGCCAGGTGCAGCCCGGCGAAGCGGTGGCGACCGGCCAGGCCCTGCTGTCGCTGTATGCGCCTGGCGCGCAGCGCATCGACGTGCAGGTGCCGCAGTCCGACGCCGCCGCGATCCGCGCCGCGCCACGCGCGCAGGTGCGGCTGGACGACGGCCGCGCGCTGACGGTGGCGCAGGTGGTGGTGTTCCCCACCGCCGATCCGAACAGCCATAGCGTGACCGTGCGCGTGCCGTTTCCCGCGCTGCTGCCGGCACCGGCGCCGGGCACGACCGCCAAGGTCGCGTTCGCGCTGCCCACCGAGGGCGCAGACGCAAGCGCGGCCACGCTGTGGATGCCGCGCGCGGCGTTGCTGCAGCGTGGCGAACTCAGCGCGGCCTATGTGCTCGCCGCCGGCACGCTGAGCCTGCGCCAGCTGCGCGTAGGCCGGCAGGAGCCGCAGCGGGTCGAGGTGCTGGCGGGATTGCGCGCCGGCGAGCGCGTGGCGCGCGATCCGGTCGCCGCCGGGCAGGCGCTGGCCGCGCAGCGGCGCGCGCTGGCGGAGCGCTGAGATGGCGGCGCGACTGGGCGTGTCCGGGCGGCTGGCGGCGGCGTTCCAGGCCAATCCGCTGACTCCGTTGCTGGCGCTGCTGGGCCTGCTGCTGGGCCTGGCCGCGGTGGCGATCACCCCGCGCGAGGAAGAGCCGCAGATCGACGTGACCATGGCCACCGTGTCGGTGGCCTTCGCCGGCGCCGATGCGCGCGAAGTGGAGCAGCTGCTGAGCACGCCGCTGGAGCAGAAGCTGGCCGAGATCGAAGGGGTCAAGCACGTGTACTCGGTCAGCCGCCCGGGGCAGGCGCTGCTGACCGTCGAGTTTCAGGTCGGGGTGCCGCGCCAGGCGGCGCTGGTGCGCCTGTACAACCAGGTCTATTCGAACCTGGATGCGTTGCCGCAGGGCATGGGCGTGGGCACGCCGCTGATCAAGCCCAAGGGCATCGACGACGTGCCGGTGATGGCGGTGACCCTGTGGAGCGACGATCCGCAGCGCAGCGCGGTGGACCTGGGCGAGGTCGCGCACACGCTGGAAACCGAACTCAAGCGCATCCCCGGCACACGCGACATCTACAGCATCGGCGCGCCGCAGCGGGTGCTGACGCTGACCCTGGATCCGGCGCGGCTGGCCGCCTATGGCCTGACCGTGTCCGACCTGAGCCAGTCGCTGCAGGCGGCCAATGCGGTGCGCCAGCTCGGCGAGCGCATCGGCGGTGGCCGTGCGGTACCGGTCGCCGCCGGTACCTTCCTGGCCGATGCGGACACGGTGGCGGCGCTGGTGATCGGTGTGCACGACGGCCAGCCGCTGCATCTGCGCGACGTGGCGCAGGTGCGCGCCGGCGCCTACCTGCCCAGCAGCTATGTCTGGTACGGCGCGCCGGCGGCCCGCGGCGATCCGGCGCAGGGCCGCGCGCCGGCGGTGACCCTCGCCATCGCCAAGCAGCCCGGCAGCGATGCCGCCGCGATCACCCGCGCGGTCGCCGCGCGCCTGCAGCAGCTGCGCGGCGAAACGATCCCGCAGGGCGTGCACGCCGAGGTGACCCGCGACTACGGCGCCAGCGCCGACGCCAAGGCCGCCAAGCTGATCCACAAGCTGGTGTTCGCGACCGGCTCGGTGGTGCTGCTGGTGCTGTTCGCGCTGGGCTGGCGCGAGGCCGTCGTGGTCGGCAGCGCGGTGGTGCTGACCCTGGCGCTGACCCTGTTCGCGTCGTGGGCGATGGGCTTCACCCTCAACCGGGTCTCGCTGTTCGCGCTGATCTTCTCGATCGGCATCCTGGTCGACGACGCCATCGTGGTGGTGGAGAACATCCACCGGCACATGCGCGCCGGCAGCAAGACGTTGCGCGAGGCGATCCCGCCAGCGGTGGACGAGGTTGGCGGGCCGACCATCCTCGCCACCTTCACCGTGATCGCAGCGCTGATGCCGATGGCCTTCGTCAGCGGCTTGATGGGGCCGTACATGCGGCCGATCCCGATCAACGCCTCGGTCGGCATGCTGCTGTCGTTGGCGATCGCGCTGATCGTGACCCCGTGGCTGTCGCTGAAGCTGCTGGCGCGGCATGCGCCGGCGGTAGCCGATGCCGCTGCCGACAGAGCGACGGCGTCCGCATCGCCGCGCCTGCAGCGCTTCTTCTCGCGCTTGCTGCATCCCTTCCTCGCCCCTGATCGCGGCGCGCGGCGGCGCGGCTGGCTGTTCTCCGGCATCGCCGCGCTGCTGGTGCTGGCGGTGTCGCTGGTCGGGCTGCAATGGGTGGTGATGAAGATGCTGCCGTTCGACGACAAGTCCGAACTGCAGATCGTGGTCGATCTGCCCGAAGGCAGCACCCTGCAGGACACCGATGCGCTGCTGGTCGAACTGTCGGGCGTGCTCGACCGCACCGCGGACGTGCACGACTACCAGGGCTATGCCGGCACCTCGGCGCCGGTCAATTTCAACGGTCTGGTGCGCCAGTACTACCTGCGCAGCGGCAACAACGTCGGCGACCTGCAGGTGAACCTGGTCGACAAACACCTGCGCACGCGGCAGAGCCATGCCATCGCGCGCGCGTTGCGTCCCGAACTGGCGGCGATCGCACGCCGCCATGGCGCGGCGCTGAAGGTGGTGGAGGTGCCGCCGGGTCCGCCGGTGCTGGCGCCGTTGGTCGCCGAGGTGTACGGCCCGGATTACGCGCGCAGCCGCCAGCTGGCACTGGCGTTGCAGCAGCGCTTCCTGCGCACGCCGAACGTGGTCGATGTGGATACCAGCGTGGAAAGCGCCGCGACGCGCGAGGTGATCGTGGTCGATCGGGGGCGCGCGGCGCGGCTGGGCGTGAGCCAATCGGCGATCGCCGATGCGCTGGCGACGTCGGTGCAGGGCGTGGATGCGACCTGGCTGCACGATGGCGCCTCCAAGTACCCGCAACCGGTGCGGCTGCGCCTGGCCGCGGCCGACCAGGCCGGCGTCGCGCGCATGTTGGCGCTGCATGTGCGCGGCGGCGACGGCCAACTGGTGGCGTTGTCGGAGCTGGTCGCAGTGCAACGCTTGCCCTGGGACGGTGCGATCTCGCACAAGGATCTGCGGCCGGTGGTGTACGTCACCGGCGACGAGGCCGGGCGCCTGGACAGTCCGCTCTACGGCATGTTCGACCTGGTCGGGCAACTGCGCCGACAGCGCGTCGGCGGGCAGGCGGTGGCGCAGTATTTCATCGCGCAACCGCTCGACAGCGGCGACTTCGCGGTCAAGTGGGATGGCGAGTGGCAGATCACCTACGAGACCTTCCGCGACATGGGCATCGCCTACGCGGTCGGCCTGCTGCTGATCTATCTGCTGGTGGTGGCGCAGTTCCGCAGCTATCTGGTGCCGCTGGTGATCATGGCGCCGATCCCGTTGACGGTGATCGGAGTGCTGCCGGGGCACGCGCTGCTCGGCGCGCAGTTCACCGCCACCAGCATGATCGGCATGATCGCGCTGGCCGGCATCATCGTGCGCAATTCGATCCTGCTGGTGGACTTCATCCGCCAGGCCTTGGCGCAGGGCCGCAGCGCCGAGCAGGCGGTGGTGGAGGCCTGCGCGGTGCGCGCGCCGCCGATCGTGCTGACCGGGCTGGCGGCGATGCTGGGTGCCTTCTTCATCCTCGACGATCCGATCTTCAACGGCCTGGCGGTGTCGCTGATCTTCGGCATCCTGGTCAGTACCGCGCTGACCCTGCTGGTGATCCCGCTGCTGTACTACCCGCTGGCGCGCCGCGCTGCCAAGCCGGCGTGAGCGGGATGCGCATGCGCGTCCACGCGGTCTTTGCAGTGCAGGCGTAGAGCCGGCGATTCCGTCATCGACGTCCTGGAGATCCGCATGAGCATCGGCGATCCGATCCGCGTCACCCTCAAACAGGAGACGGATTTCGCGTTCCGCATCCAGTTCGACGAAACCGATCTGGCCGTGGCTGGGCGACGAGACCGCGCCGCCTCGACCAGTTCGAACGGTTCTGCGTGGTCACACAGAGCGTGCGCCAGGGCATCGACGTGCAGGTCCTGGCTTGGCGGTCTTGCTATCGTTCAATCGACACCATCCGGACGACGCACGCAGACTGCGGCTTCGTTGCAGTAGTTAAGAAAAACGTCAGGGGCATGAAGCGCTCCTGTTAGTCGGACACGAGCTACAGCGGAATGCGAAGAGGCTCCGTCCGATCGCCGGACGCATGACGAGTGTCGGAAGCGATCCCAGAATCGGTCGAAACTCTACTGTTTTCACGACTTTCTAACGAAAGCCGGCGTAGCCGTCGATTGGCGTGGCTGGCATGGGATAGCAATTGCCGATCACGCTGCTAAGGATCATTCAACCAACAACGGAGATTGTTATGAAAAATCTAGCCGTTCTGAGTTTGGTGTTGCTGGTTTCGGCCCCCGCGGTGAACACTGCGGTAGCAAAGGAAGCCACATTCGAGAAGTTGAACAAGAAAGCCAGCTTCATACATGGCGACAATCTGGTGACAAACGTTCTACCGGAAAGGGGGGCGTCGGCTGACGACCGTCTGCAGTCACCTCAGCAGAAGGCCGCCGGGCTGAGTGCTGTCATGGTCACCCGCAATGGCGACTTGTACGAATCCAGGATGGATCCGGAAGATGTCGCCATTTTCGAGCAGGCCATCATGGACTTGCAGATGCTTGGCCGCACGTCCACGACGTTCAGCACGCCTCCGAGGCTTCCAGATTTCTACGGAAGCAGTCGCGTCAATCCCAATGTCGTTATCGGCACCGACGACCGGGTGCAAGTGTCGAATACCGTGGCGTCTCCGTACTGGCATATCGGTCGTATCGGAATCGGTTGTACCGGTACGCTGATTACGCCGAAACATGTCCTCACCGCGGGGCACTGTGTATCCAACGGAGCGGGTACTTTTTATTCCAGCCTGGATTTCACCACGGCGCAGAACGGTAGCTATCAGCCTTGGGGGACGACCACATGGTCGAGGGCCATCACCACGTCGGCATGGCACAACAGCGCGGACAGCAACTACGATTATGCGCTGATCGTGCTGAGCACGGCTCCGCATGGCGGTAACTCCGGCTGGGGCGTGTATTCGGGAGGTACGCATACCATCACCGGTTATCCGGGTGACAAACCTCTGGGTACGATGTGGACGCATTCCGGGTCGGTATCGACCAGTGGTTCTTACAGGCTTTGCTATACCATCGATACCTCCGGCGGGAACAGCGGAAGCGGGATTGCAAGCGACGGTGGGGTCAATGTCCGCGGGATCCATACTACGGGATCGTCCAGTCAGAACTGTGGAACGAGGCTGACCAGCACCGTCTACAATACGCTTCAAAACTGGATCGCTACGTACCCGTGACTGCTCATTGACGCTGACTTGAAATAACACGGACGTGGTGCGCCGCATGGCCGGCGCACCACGTTTTCGCGGCGTATCGGCCAAGGCGCGAGGAGGCAAATATGAAAACGGTTTTTATTGCAGCGCTGATGCTGTTGGCAGGCTGCGGCCTCGACCGCACGCAGCCGGCCAAGAATCAAGAGCCGTTGGAGCGCGCGCTGATCATCGGCAGTGCAGAATCTCCGGACCCAGTGCTGGTCAAGGTCATGGAGTTGGAAAAAAGCGGTGTAGTGGAAGATGTCGTTGTGCACGAATCCTTTCCCGTGCAGATCCGCTTGCGCGCACCACAGAAAGTAATCGACGAGCTCAATGGAATCCCTCGGTCCGGCAAGTTGCGTTAGCGGTAGCCGACTTTACCGGGGATGCTTACTCGACTCATCCGCATTTCGGGGGACTGGCATGGCAGTAGGCGACGCGCTAGAGATGAATTGGCTGGCGTCTTGCTCTCGTTCGGTTGACGTCGTCGGAACGACGAACCCAGGCCGCAGCCGCCATGCCCACCACCCGCATCGCCGGCCGCATCCATGCACCGCGCGCTGCGCCGTCCATCGCGCATTGATCGATTCCGACGCTGTCGCGACGTGGACGGTTCCCGGCGGCGTGACCAGCGAGGTCCATGTCTTCGAAGCGCGCGAGCAGGGGCGGTGCCGCATCTCGCTCACCTATACGGTCAAGGACGCGCACGGCACTGTGCTGCTGGGCGACAAGAGCATCGAGGCCGGCGCGTGAGCGATCCGCTGCACATCGCCTGCCCGCACTGCCAGGCGCTGAACCGGGTGCCGGCCGAGCGCCTGGCGGCGGCGCCGCAATGCGGGCGTTGCCATCGTGCGCTGTTCGTCGGCACGCCGGTCGCGTTGAGCGCGGACACCTTCGCCGCACATGCCGAGCGCAGCGACATTCCGCTGCTGGTGGATTTCTGGGCGCCGTGGTGCGGTCCGTGCCGGACCATGGCGCCGCAGTTCGAGGCCGCCGCCGCGCAACTGGAGCCGCGCATACGCCTGGGCAAGCTGGACACCGAGGCGCAGCCGGCGCTGGCGACGCGCTTCGGCATCCGCAGCATTCCGACCCTGGCCTTGCTGCGGCATGGCCGCGAGCTGGCGCGGCACAGCGGTGCGATCGGTGTGGCCGACATCGTGCGCTGGGCGCGAGCGAACGCGGGTTAGGCGTCCCCCTGTCAGGCGCCGAATTCCTATTGCGTTCCTGTAGGAGCGGCTTCAGCCGCGACAGGATCTATCGGTAAGACCTGTCGCGGCTGATGGCCCGAGGCCACCCGGAGCCGCTCCTACAAAAAGCAGATGGAGCAGATGCCGTGCGCTACTTCCCCAGCGCCGCGTTCAGCGTCGCCGCCAGATCCACGCCGGCCTGGCGCAGCTGCGCTTCGGCGACCGGGCGCCAGGTCGCCACGTAGTCCGCCGGCAGCTTGGCGCCGGGCGGGTAGAAGCCCGGGCGCAGCATGATCTTGCACGAGGCTTCGGCCCAGGCCGCGGCTGGCGGCGGCAGCGCGCTGCCGGCAGGCGAGGGTGCCGGCAGCGGTTGCGCCTGCAGTTGCGCCAGGTAGTGCGCCTCGTCCAGGCCGCGGCTGCGCAGCAGGCCGCTGTCCCACAGCGAATGCAGGTTGCTGCCCTTGCCCTCGAACTGGATCTGGAACGTGTTGGCGCCCTTGTCGTGGGCGTAGCCGGCGTGCAGCGGCTGCTGGATGTCGCCGGCGAAGTGCACCACGAACTTCAGCGCCTGGGTGCGCGCCGCCTGCGGTTGGCTGCGGTCGGCGAGGATCGCGGCCTGGCGGCGCAGCGCCTCGACCACGCAGTTGCCGTCGGGACAATCGCGGGTTTCCTCGTAGTGGCACTGCTCTTCGCCGAGGTTGACGTAGTGCCAGGGGCCGGTGCGTTTGCCCATGTCAGGGTCGCTTTCGCGCAATTGGTCGGCCCAGTTGGCGACGCCGGCCAGGGTCGGCTCGGGCTCGCCCTGCAGCAACTGCTGCACCTGCGCACGGGCCTGCGGAGTGAGTCGGGCATCGGCGAGATCGGCGACCAGGCGATGGCCCAGCGGACCCCAGGCGAAGGCGGCAGACGGCGCGGCGGCCAGTGCCGTGGCGAGCGCGGCGGACACGAAGAGAGAGGATTTCATCCGAGAATTCTAGCCGGCGCCGATGACGTTGCCATGGCCGCGTCGTCGCGCCGTTGCGCAACCGCTAAGCCTCGCCCTTGCGGACGCGGCTGCGGGCCCTGCGAATCAGAAATACAGCAGGTAGGCCAGGCCGTAGGTGATGGGGTCGAGCTTGGCCTTGCCGAGCGTGCCGCTGTCCACTTCCACATCGCTGCGCATGCTGGTCCAGCGCGCGTCCACGCGCAGCGCGCTGCGCTCGCCGATGGCGAAGTCCACGCCGGCATGCACGGCCGGGCCGACGCTGTCCTTGAACTTGACGTCGTCGCGGGAGAACGCGCCCTTGCCGTCGGCGCCCAGGAAGGTGGTGTAGTTGAGGCCCACGCCGACGAACGGGGAAATGTCGCCGTTGCCGTTGAAGTGGTACTGCAGCGAGACTGTCGGCGACAGCGCCCAGGCGCTGCCGATATCGCCGCCCTGTTCCAGGCCGATCTTCTGCTGTCCGACCAGGGTCTGGATCTCCACGCCGAGGTTGCCGCGGAAGAAGTATTCGTAGCTGAACGAGAGCGCCGGCGTGGTGTCGGCGCTGAAACGCTGGTCGGTGCCGTCCAGCGTGCCGTTCGAAGAGCCGGGCACCATGCCGTGGATGCCGTAGCTGGTGGTGTAGTGGCCGGCCGACTGCGCCGCGGCGGGCAGGGCGATGGCGGCAAGGGCGGCGACGGCAAGACGGCGGAACAGGCGTGGCTTCATTGGGGACCCCGGTGGACGGCGAATGGGCGGATGCGAATCCCAGTGTCGGCCCGGCGGCGACCGATCCACATCCTTGTGGAGCGTAGTCTGCCAGAGAAGCGCGGCGCCCGCGCAGCCTCAGAACTTCATCACGTAGGCTAGGCCGTACACCAGCGGATCGATGTTCGCGGTGCCCATGCTGGCGCCGTCGACCTTGACCTTGCTGTCGATGTCGGCCCAGCGCAGGTCCACCCGCAGCGCCGACTTGTCGGTGAGCGCGACGTCCACGCCGACATGCGCGGCCAGGCCCCAGGAATCTTCCAGCTTGAGCTTGGTGCCGGCCAGCGCGCCGGTGCTGTCTTCGCTGAAGAAGGTGGTGTAGTTGATGCCGGCGCCGACGAACGGGGAGACCTTGCCGGCGCTGTTGAAGTGGTACTGCAGCGAGACCACCGGCGGCAGCTGCTTGGTGCTGCCGACCTTGCCGACGCCCTTGACCGCGATGTCGTGCTTGAACGGCAGCGCGGCCAGCACTTCGATGCCCAGGTCCTGGTGCACGAAGTATTCGAAGGTGACGGTCGGCTTGATGTCGCTGCCGATGCTCAGCGGCAGGGTGCCGCCGGCCAGCTTGCCGTTGTCGGACTTCGGGTTGACCTGGTGGGCGCCGATGCCCACGGTCCAGTCGCCCTGCGACTGCGCCAGCGCCGGCAGGGCGCACAGCGACAGGGCGACGGCCAGGCCGGACAGCAGAAGGGGGGAGGTCTTGCGCATGATGGGTGTCTCGTTTGGGTGTGGGCGCAGTGTCCCGCCGGCGTCACCGCGCCGCCTTGATCCTGATCAAAAGCGCGTGCCCGGCGCGATGCGGCCGGCCTGATAGAATGCTCGCCCCCTTCCATCCGCCGCGTCAGGCGCGGCCGCAGGAGCTACTGAAATGGCAATCAAGGTTGGCATCAACGGTTTCGGTCGCATCGGACGCAACGTGCTGCGCTCGGCGGTACAGAATTTCGGCAGCGACATCGAGATCGTCGCCATCAACGACCTGCTCGAGCCCGACTACCTGGCGTACATGCTGCAGTACGACTCGGTGCACGGCCGCTTCGACGGCGAGGTGTCGGTCGACGGCAATCACCTGGTGGTCAACGGCAAGAAGATCCGCCTGACCCAGGAAC
Proteins encoded:
- a CDS encoding trypsin-like serine protease; translated protein: MKNLAVLSLVLLVSAPAVNTAVAKEATFEKLNKKASFIHGDNLVTNVLPERGASADDRLQSPQQKAAGLSAVMVTRNGDLYESRMDPEDVAIFEQAIMDLQMLGRTSTTFSTPPRLPDFYGSSRVNPNVVIGTDDRVQVSNTVASPYWHIGRIGIGCTGTLITPKHVLTAGHCVSNGAGTFYSSLDFTTAQNGSYQPWGTTTWSRAITTSAWHNSADSNYDYALIVLSTAPHGGNSGWGVYSGGTHTITGYPGDKPLGTMWTHSGSVSTSGSYRLCYTIDTSGGNSGSGIASDGGVNVRGIHTTGSSSQNCGTRLTSTVYNTLQNWIATYP
- the trxC gene encoding thioredoxin TrxC, whose amino-acid sequence is MSDPLHIACPHCQALNRVPAERLAAAPQCGRCHRALFVGTPVALSADTFAAHAERSDIPLLVDFWAPWCGPCRTMAPQFEAAAAQLEPRIRLGKLDTEAQPALATRFGIRSIPTLALLRHGRELARHSGAIGVADIVRWARANAG
- a CDS encoding efflux RND transporter permease subunit gives rise to the protein MAARLGVSGRLAAAFQANPLTPLLALLGLLLGLAAVAITPREEEPQIDVTMATVSVAFAGADAREVEQLLSTPLEQKLAEIEGVKHVYSVSRPGQALLTVEFQVGVPRQAALVRLYNQVYSNLDALPQGMGVGTPLIKPKGIDDVPVMAVTLWSDDPQRSAVDLGEVAHTLETELKRIPGTRDIYSIGAPQRVLTLTLDPARLAAYGLTVSDLSQSLQAANAVRQLGERIGGGRAVPVAAGTFLADADTVAALVIGVHDGQPLHLRDVAQVRAGAYLPSSYVWYGAPAARGDPAQGRAPAVTLAIAKQPGSDAAAITRAVAARLQQLRGETIPQGVHAEVTRDYGASADAKAAKLIHKLVFATGSVVLLVLFALGWREAVVVGSAVVLTLALTLFASWAMGFTLNRVSLFALIFSIGILVDDAIVVVENIHRHMRAGSKTLREAIPPAVDEVGGPTILATFTVIAALMPMAFVSGLMGPYMRPIPINASVGMLLSLAIALIVTPWLSLKLLARHAPAVADAAADRATASASPRLQRFFSRLLHPFLAPDRGARRRGWLFSGIAALLVLAVSLVGLQWVVMKMLPFDDKSELQIVVDLPEGSTLQDTDALLVELSGVLDRTADVHDYQGYAGTSAPVNFNGLVRQYYLRSGNNVGDLQVNLVDKHLRTRQSHAIARALRPELAAIARRHGAALKVVEVPPGPPVLAPLVAEVYGPDYARSRQLALALQQRFLRTPNVVDVDTSVESAATREVIVVDRGRAARLGVSQSAIADALATSVQGVDATWLHDGASKYPQPVRLRLAAADQAGVARMLALHVRGGDGQLVALSELVAVQRLPWDGAISHKDLRPVVYVTGDEAGRLDSPLYGMFDLVGQLRRQRVGGQAVAQYFIAQPLDSGDFAVKWDGEWQITYETFRDMGIAYAVGLLLIYLLVVAQFRSYLVPLVIMAPIPLTVIGVLPGHALLGAQFTATSMIGMIALAGIIVRNSILLVDFIRQALAQGRSAEQAVVEACAVRAPPIVLTGLAAMLGAFFILDDPIFNGLAVSLIFGILVSTALTLLVIPLLYYPLARRAAKPA
- a CDS encoding S1/P1 nuclease, yielding MKSSLFVSAALATALAAAPSAAFAWGPLGHRLVADLADARLTPQARAQVQQLLQGEPEPTLAGVANWADQLRESDPDMGKRTGPWHYVNLGEEQCHYEETRDCPDGNCVVEALRRQAAILADRSQPQAARTQALKFVVHFAGDIQQPLHAGYAHDKGANTFQIQFEGKGSNLHSLWDSGLLRSRGLDEAHYLAQLQAQPLPAPSPAGSALPPPAAAWAEASCKIMLRPGFYPPGAKLPADYVATWRPVAEAQLRQAGVDLAATLNAALGK
- a CDS encoding OmpW family outer membrane protein, which encodes MKPRLFRRLAVAALAAIALPAAAQSAGHYTTSYGIHGMVPGSSNGTLDGTDQRFSADTTPALSFSYEYFFRGNLGVEIQTLVGQQKIGLEQGGDIGSAWALSPTVSLQYHFNGNGDISPFVGVGLNYTTFLGADGKGAFSRDDVKFKDSVGPAVHAGVDFAIGERSALRVDARWTSMRSDVEVDSGTLGKAKLDPITYGLAYLLYF
- a CDS encoding OmpW family outer membrane protein → MRKTSPLLLSGLAVALSLCALPALAQSQGDWTVGIGAHQVNPKSDNGKLAGGTLPLSIGSDIKPTVTFEYFVHQDLGIEVLAALPFKHDIAVKGVGKVGSTKQLPPVVSLQYHFNSAGKVSPFVGAGINYTTFFSEDSTGALAGTKLKLEDSWGLAAHVGVDVALTDKSALRVDLRWADIDSKVKVDGASMGTANIDPLVYGLAYVMKF
- a CDS encoding rhodanese-like domain-containing protein: MPHSSAQALVDRARPQIQEVDTDAAATPLPGEWIIDVREPGEFAVGHLPNAINIPRGILEFRLDTDPALARRDQPILLYCASGGRSTLAALSLQQLGYSAVRSLNGGFLGWTAAGLPVAF
- a CDS encoding efflux RND transporter periplasmic adaptor subunit; its protein translation is MKPFILSITLAASLSLAACRHESASPMPPPLPALQTDPVAFADPAARAWDGVVAAVEHADLSAQTDGRVREVTVDVDDRVVAGQVLLRLSAVEQRASVDSAQAQLRSAAASADEAEASYRRYAALAGAQYVSRAQLDQARATRDAAVAARQSAAAQLAQARQPADYTVIRAPFAGVVSARQVQPGEAVATGQALLSLYAPGAQRIDVQVPQSDAAAIRAAPRAQVRLDDGRALTVAQVVVFPTADPNSHSVTVRVPFPALLPAPAPGTTAKVAFALPTEGADASAATLWMPRAALLQRGELSAAYVLAAGTLSLRQLRVGRQEPQRVEVLAGLRAGERVARDPVAAGQALAAQRRALAER